One Uloborus diversus isolate 005 unplaced genomic scaffold, Udiv.v.3.1 scaffold_319, whole genome shotgun sequence genomic region harbors:
- the LOC129233303 gene encoding uncharacterized protein K02A2.6-like, producing the protein MVTYYSKFLPNASSITYPLRYLLKKNVKFHWSANCEAAFIKLKNEISSDRVLMPYHPNLPITVACDASPTGIAGVLSHMVKGVEKPVSFASRSLTAAEQNYSQLDREALAIKFAVQKFHNYIFGREFTLITDNRPLYRIFHHDSLIPSMTSSRLLRYAAFLSEYQYKVKHKRSEENQNVDYLSRAPLKLKDPNVLQEDDIIHWQTINQISTSSITYEVISKETNNDPELSALKQELSSGSCNDPEYSLQDGIIFKRHRVYIPEKLRADILKELHHTHLGIVKMKNLARRYCYWKKIDRDIEHLVRECRSCAEVKDNPGKISNHHWEEPSSNFERIHIDYAGPFLGYNFLIVMDAKSKWPEIKIQKSTPSSDSTIHLLKDIFSVDGLPQVLVSDNA; encoded by the coding sequence ATGGTTACCTACTATTCCAAATTTTTGCCAAATGCATCATCTATTACTTATCCGCTAAGATATTtactaaagaaaaatgtaaaattccactGGTCTGCTAATTGTGAAGCCGCGTTCatcaaattgaaaaatgaaatatcaagTGACCGAGTTTTAATGCCGTACCACCCAAATTTGCCTATCACGGTCGCATGCGATGCAAGTCCAACCGGCATAGCTGGAGTTTTATCGCACATGGTAAAAGGTGTCGAGAAGCCAGTGTCATTTGCATCAAGATCTCTAACAGCAGCAGAACAGAACTACAGCCAATTGGACAGAGAAGCTTTGGCTATTAAATTTGCAgttcaaaaatttcacaattatatttttggtaGAGAATTTACATTGATTACTGACAACCGTCCTTTATATAGAATTTTTCATCATGATAGTCTTATACCCTCAATGACATCATCCCGTTTACTTCGATATGCAGCATTCCTGAGTGAGTACCAGTACAAAGTCAAACATAAAAGAAGTGAAGAAAACCAGAATGTTGATTACCTTTCAAGGGCACCATTGAAGCTAAAAGATCCAAACGTTCTACAAGAAGACGATATTATTCACTGGCAaactataaatcaaatttctacTTCTTCAATTACATATGAGGTAATTTCTAAAGAGACAAACAATGACCCAGAACTGTCAGCACTGAAACAAGAACTCTCATCAGGCAGCTGTAATGATCCTGAATATTCTTTACAAGACGGCATAATTTTCAAAAGACACAGAGTTTACATTCCAGAGAAACTTCGGGCAGATATCCTGAAAGAGCTCCATCACACCCATTTGGGTATTGTCAAGATGAAAAATTTAGCAAGAAGATATTGCTATTGGAAGAAAATTGATCGAGACATCGAGCATCTAGTCCGAGAATGCAGAAGTTGCGCAGAAGTGAAGGACAATCCTGGAAAAATATCGAATCATCACTGGGAAGAGCCTTCGTCCAATTTTGAACGAATACATATCGACTACGCTGGACCTTTCTTAGGATATAATTTTCTAATAGTAATGGATGCAAAATCAAAATGGCCtgaaatcaaaattcaaaaaagcaCTCCATCTAGTGATTCTACAATACATTTGTTAAAGGATATTTTTAGTGTTGATGGACTACCTCAAGTACTTGTCTCCGATAACGCAa